The following are from one region of the Arachis duranensis cultivar V14167 chromosome 10, aradu.V14167.gnm2.J7QH, whole genome shotgun sequence genome:
- the LOC107471920 gene encoding 65-kDa microtubule-associated protein 6 has protein sequence MLAIGSPSTSISASTTCAALLRELEQLWKDIGESELEKDRMLMELERECLDIYRRKVDEAANTKARFHQTVAAKEAELATLMAALGDIHSPIKADKRSASLKEKLASVTPLVEDLKKKKDERLKQFADIRAQIDKISGEISGNHPLNSGVSSITVTEEHDLSLRRLNEYQTQLRGLQKEKSDRLQKVLQCVNEVHSLCGVLGLDFGQTVDNVHPSLHGTQVEQATNISNSTLEGLEQTILKLKTERKARVLKLKDVVAQLFELWNLMDSSKEERNSFIRVTSIFGSAESQITERGVLSTEMIEKASAEVERLTKLKASRMKELVFKKRSELEEICRLTHIEPDISTAAEKASALIDSGLVDPSELLANIEAQILKVKEEALSRREITDRIDKWLSACEEENWLDEYNQDDNRYNAGRGAHISLKRAERARVTVSKIPAMVDNLINKTLIWEDENKTHFLYDGVRLVSILDDYKLTRQLKEEEKRRCRDQKKLHDLLLNQKEAMYGSKPSPRKSNSFRKTNGYRANGNGSSMPPTPRRNSVSGGGSSDLLTPRSYSGRQNGYFKEMRRLSTAPLNFVAISKEDSMSSYTSHCGSEPESPPQL, from the exons ATGCTGGCTATTGGGAGTCCTAGCACCAGTATAAGTGCAAGCACTACTTGCGCTGCTTTGCTAAGAGAACTTGAG CAACTATGGAAGGATATCGGGGAAAGCGAGTTGGAGAAAGATCGAATGTTAATGGAGCTGGAGAGGGAATGCTTGGATATATACAGGAGAAAGGTTGATGAGGCTGCAAACACTAAAGCACGCTTCCACCAAACTGTCGCCGCCAAGGAAGCCGAGCTTGCAACGCTAATGGCTGCGCTTGGTGATATTCATTCTCCG ATTAAGGCAGATAAGAGGTCTGCATCCTTGAAGGAGAAGCTTGCATCTGTCACACCCTTGGTTGaagatttgaagaagaagaaagatgaaagATTGAAGCAATTTGCAGATATAAGAGCTCAAATAGATAAAATTAGTGGAGAGATTTCTGGAAATCACCCTCTCAATAGTGGTGTAAGCAGCATAACAGTTACAGAGGAACACGATTTGTCACTTAGAAGACTAAATGAATATCAAACACAGCTCCGTGGTCTTCAAAAGGAAAAG TCCGACCGGCTTCAAAAGGTCTTGCAATGTGTGAATGAGGTGCATTCTCTCTGTGGTGTGCTTGGATTGGATTTTGGTCAGACAGTAGATAATGTGCATCCAAGTTTGCACGGGACTCAGGTGGAACAAGCCACTAATATCAGCAATAGTACATTGGAAGGCCTGGAGCAGACCATTCTCAAGTTGAAAACAGAAAGGAAAGCTCGAGTCCTGAAG tTGAAGGATGTTGTTGCTCAACTATTTGAACTTTGGAATTTGATGGACTCatcaaaagaagagagaaatagTTTTATAAGGGTTACCTCTATTTTTGGGTCTGCAGAATCACAGATCACCGAACGCGGTGTTCTTTCAACAGAGATGATAGAGAAG GCTTCAGCAGAAGTGGAAAGGCTCACCAAACTAAAAGCAAGCAGAATGAAAGAACTTGTTTTTAAGAAGAGGTCAGAGTTAGAGGAAATTTGCAGACTGACTCATATTGAACCCGATATTAGTACTGCTGCTGAAAAAGCCAGTGCATTAATAGATTCGG GTCTAGTTGATCCATCTGAACTATTAGCTAACATTGAAGCACAGATACTAAAGGTAAAAGAGGAAGCTTTGAGCAGAAGAGAAATAACAGATAGGATTGATAAGTGGCTTTCTGCCTGTGAAGAGGAGAATTGGCTTGATGAATATAATCAA GATGACAATCGGTACAATGCTGGGAGAGGTGCCCACATTAGCCTTAAACGTGCAGAGCGAGCCAGAGTTACTGTAAGCAAAATTCCAG CAATGGTTGACAATCttataaataaaacattaatCTGGGAAGATGAAAACAAGACTCATTTTCTATATGATGGG GTACGCTTGGTGTCAATTTTGGATGATTATAAGCTTACCAGACAactgaaagaagaagaaaagagacgATGCAGG GACCAAAAGAAGCTGCATGATCTACTCCTTAATCAAAAGGAAGCCATGTATGGGTCTAAACCTAGTCCACGCAAAAGTAACAGCTTTAGGAAGACAAATGGGTATCGAGCAAATGGCAATGGTTCTTCTATGCCTCCTACACCTCGCCGTAACTCTGTTAGTGGTGGTGGATCATCCGATCTACTTACACCTCGTTCCTACTCTGGCCGCCAGAATGGATATTTTAAGGAAATGAGAAGATTGTCCACTGCACCTTTGAACTTCGTAGCTATATCGAAGGAAGATTCGATGTCATCATATACTTCGCATTGTGGTTCAGAGCCTGAGTCTCCTCCCCAGCTCTaa